A part of Lagopus muta isolate bLagMut1 chromosome 26, bLagMut1 primary, whole genome shotgun sequence genomic DNA contains:
- the PRSS57 gene encoding serine protease 57, whose translation MLSALLILSLGVSALGPTGAHSSWVIGGKAVVPHSRPFVASIQMDGQHFCGGFLVWPRWVMTAAHCPVPRRNPSVRVVLGAHSLEQPEESQQEFSVEESIAHPLYDPRTVDNDIRLLKLNHMATLNAFVKRIRLPRPHIDLKPGTLCSVVGWGDISNYGERPIQLMEANTTIIKRSLCRTLWKGRVSGNMLCGASRNATLQGVCVGDSGGPLVFKGKVYGVVSFSGERCGDRRYPDIFTRISNYIDWVHQVVLSHRQPQGQKKHKPGPEEAGGTKEQQGGKGQASHNPLRLQGL comes from the exons atgctctctgctctgctcatccTCAGCCTGGGGGTCTCTGCGCTGGGTCCAACAG GTGCTCACAGCAGTTGGGTCATCGGGGGAAAGGCAGTGGTGCCACACTCGCGGCCCTTCGTCGCCTCCATCCAGATGGACGGGCAGCACTTCTGTGGGGGCTTCCTGGTGTGGCCCAGGTGGGTGATGACAGCCGCCCACTGCCCCGTTCCCAG GCGCAACCCCTCCGTCCGCGTGGTGCTGGGAGCGCACAGCCTGGAGCAGCCCGAAGAGTCCCAGCAGGAGTTCAGCGTCGAGGAATCCATCGCGCATCCCCTCTACGACCCTCGGACGGTGGACAACGACATCCGACTGCTCAAG CTGAACCACATGGCCACGCTGAACGCATTTGTGAAGCGCATCCGCCTGCCCCGGCCACACATCGACCTGAAACCAGGCACCCTTTGCTCCGTGGTGGGTTGGGGGGACATCTCCAACTACGGCGAGCGGCCCATCCAGCTGATGGAAGCCAACACCACCATCATCAAGAGGAGCCTGTGTCGGACCCTATGGAAGGGCCGTGTCTCAGGCAACATGCTGTGTGGGGCCAGCCGCAATGCCACGCTGCAGGGCGTCTGTGTG GGTGATTCTGGGGGACCCCTGGTCTTCAAAGGGAAGGTTTATGGTGTCGTCTCGTTCTCCGGGGAGAGATGTGGGGACCGCCGGTACCCCGACATTTTCACCAGGATCTCCAACTACATCGACTGGGTGCATCAAGTTGTGCTCAGCCATCGCCAGCCCCAAGGGCAGAAAAAGCACAAACCGGGCCCAGAGGAGGCAGGGGGGACCAAGGAGCAGCAGGGTGGGAAAGGCCAGGCCTCCCACAACCCTCTCCGGCTCCAAGGGCTTTAA
- the FSTL3 gene encoding follistatin-related protein 3, translating into MPLRLALCLLVLCSLAGGDAAHGGICWLQQGKEAKCTMILKTGVTWEECCANGNVDVAWSNYTYPGNKISLLGFLGLVTCHPCKESCEGVVCGPDKVCKMKHGRPQCACAPDCSSLPRKLQVCGSDGYTYRDECDLLTAKCRDHPDLEVMYQGKCKKSCSSVVCPGTHTCVVDQTGSAHCVMCRTAPCPEPTSLDHALCGNNNITYPSACHLRRATCHLGRSIGVRHYGSCSASARFSLETDNAEENYV; encoded by the exons GTGGgatctgctggctgcagcaggggaaggaGGCCAAGTGCACCATGATCCTGAAGACAGGCGTGACGTGGGAAGAGTGCTGCGCCAACGGCAACGTGGACGTGGCCTGGTCTAATTACACCTACCCAGGCAACAAGATCAGCCTGCTGGGCTTCCTGGGGCTGGTGACCTGCCATCCATGCAAAG AGAGCTGTGAGGGGGTGGTGTGCGGCCCCGACAAGGTGTGCAAGATGAAGCACGGCAGGCCCCAGTGTGCCTGCGCCCCCGATTGCTCCAGCCTGCCCCGCAAGCTGCAGGTCTGCGGCTCTGATGGCTACACCTACCGTGATGAGTGCGACCTGCTGACGGCCAAGTGCAGAGACCACCCCGACCTGGAAGTGATGTACCAGGGCAAATGCAAAA AATCCTGTTCCAGCGTGGTTTGTCCGGGCACCCACACTTGCGTGGTGGATCAAACGGGCAGCGCTCACTGTGTGATGTGTCGGACGGCTCCGTGTCCAGAACCCACCAGCCTGGACCACGCTCTCTGTGGCAACAACAACATCACCTACCCGTCGGCGTGCCACCTGCGCAGGGCCACGTGCCACCTGGGGCGCTCCATCGGCGTGCGGCACTACGGGAGCTGCTCAG CCTCGGCCAGGTTCTCCCTGGAGACGGATAACGCGGAGGAGAACTACGTGTGA